From Halapricum desulfuricans, a single genomic window includes:
- a CDS encoding elongation factor 1-beta yields MGKVAAKIKVMPNSPDVDLDALQERLEQSLPEGAKINGFERDEVAFGLVALLPTVIVPDESGGTESVEEAFGEVEDVESVSVENVGRV; encoded by the coding sequence ATGGGAAAAGTCGCTGCCAAAATCAAGGTCATGCCGAACAGCCCGGACGTCGACCTGGACGCCCTCCAGGAGCGTCTCGAACAGTCCCTCCCCGAGGGTGCGAAGATCAACGGCTTCGAGCGTGACGAGGTCGCCTTCGGCCTGGTCGCGCTGTTGCCGACCGTGATCGTCCCCGACGAGTCCGGCGGTACCGAATCCGTCGAGGAAGCCTTCGGCGAGGTCGAGGACGTCGAGAGCGTCTCCGTCGAGAACGTCGGCCGAGTGTAG
- the aroC gene encoding chorismate synthase, producing the protein MNGNSFGRLFQVTTFGESHGEAMGCTVSGVPAGVELDEADIQTDLDRRKPGQSMITTSRGEPDKVSIKSGLQDGYTTGTPIGMVIQNKDARSGKYEPFVTAPRPSHGDFTYSAKFGTRNWGGGGRSSARETVNWVAAGAIAKQVLEQSDYDIRIKAHVCQLGDIEAPDVSFEQILEHSEENEVRCADPETAERMRELADEYQKAGDSIGGAIYFEMQGVPRGLGAPRFDSFPSRMAQLMYSIPAVNDFEYGIGREARTTAGSEYNEDWKFEGESRSDSEPSSGDEPRDRGDPTPVGNDHGGIQGGITTGDPIYGEVTWHPPVSIPKKQETVDWETGERKEIQVVGRHDPTLPPRAVPVVEALLYSTVLDFMLLDGRINPDRLDDQPGEYDTEYHPSSPVNDPEDADTHAESVDED; encoded by the coding sequence ATGAACGGCAACAGTTTCGGTCGTCTCTTCCAGGTGACGACCTTCGGGGAGAGCCACGGCGAAGCGATGGGCTGCACGGTCTCGGGGGTTCCGGCGGGCGTGGAACTCGACGAGGCGGACATCCAGACGGATCTCGACCGGCGCAAACCCGGCCAGTCGATGATCACGACCTCCCGCGGCGAGCCGGACAAGGTCTCGATCAAATCCGGCCTGCAGGACGGGTACACGACGGGGACGCCGATTGGGATGGTCATCCAGAACAAGGACGCCCGCTCGGGCAAGTACGAGCCGTTCGTCACCGCGCCACGGCCCAGCCACGGCGACTTCACCTACTCGGCGAAGTTCGGCACGCGCAACTGGGGCGGTGGCGGCCGCTCCTCCGCCCGGGAGACCGTCAACTGGGTCGCTGCCGGCGCGATCGCGAAACAGGTCCTCGAACAGAGTGACTACGACATCCGTATCAAAGCCCACGTCTGCCAGCTGGGCGACATCGAGGCCCCCGACGTGAGCTTCGAGCAGATCCTCGAACACTCAGAGGAGAACGAAGTCCGGTGTGCCGACCCCGAGACCGCCGAACGGATGCGCGAACTCGCCGACGAGTATCAGAAAGCCGGCGATTCCATCGGCGGCGCGATCTACTTCGAGATGCAGGGGGTGCCTCGGGGACTCGGCGCGCCGCGGTTCGACAGTTTCCCCTCGCGGATGGCCCAGCTTATGTACTCGATTCCCGCGGTCAACGACTTCGAGTACGGCATCGGCCGGGAAGCCCGAACGACGGCCGGCAGCGAGTACAACGAGGACTGGAAATTTGAGGGGGAGTCGCGAAGCGACTCGGAACCGTCGAGCGGCGACGAGCCGCGAGACAGAGGCGACCCGACGCCCGTCGGCAACGACCACGGCGGTATCCAGGGCGGGATCACGACCGGCGATCCGATATACGGCGAGGTGACCTGGCATCCGCCGGTCTCGATCCCGAAAAAGCAGGAGACCGTCGACTGGGAGACCGGCGAACGCAAGGAGATCCAGGTCGTCGGCCGCCACGACCCGACGCTGCCCCCACGGGCGGTCCCGGTCGTCGAGGCGCTGTTGTACAGCACGGTGCTTGACTTCATGCTGCTCGACGGGCGGATCAACCCCGACCGGCTGGACGATCAGCCCGGCGAGTACGACACCGAGTATCACCCCTCGAGTCCGGTCAACGATCCCGAGGACGCCGACACGCACGCCGAAAGCGTCGACGAAGACTAG
- a CDS encoding RNA polymerase Rpb4 family protein, whose product MTIFKEKLEEEYLTLAEAKEVLEDIERERALDEDREMRYELTRAVEHVNRFATLDVEESEEFVAELRDLEKVDEATAYKIANLLPEDRDELRSVFAQERYSLSGEELDDILNVVAKYV is encoded by the coding sequence ATGACGATCTTCAAGGAAAAGCTCGAAGAGGAGTATCTCACCCTCGCCGAGGCCAAGGAAGTCCTCGAAGATATCGAGCGCGAGCGCGCCCTCGACGAGGACCGGGAGATGCGCTACGAACTCACCCGTGCTGTCGAGCACGTCAACCGCTTCGCGACTCTCGATGTCGAAGAGTCCGAGGAGTTCGTCGCCGAACTCCGGGACCTGGAGAAGGTCGACGAGGCGACCGCCTACAAGATCGCCAACCTGCTGCCCGAGGACCGGGACGAACTGCGCTCGGTCTTCGCCCAGGAGCGATACTCGCTGTCGGGCGAGGAACTCGACGACATTCTCAACGTCGTCGCGAAGTACGTGTGA
- a CDS encoding metal-dependent transcriptional regulator, producing MSHSHGDGISESVQMYLKEIYLLSRGGDYAKTGELAQRLDVSPPSVTEMFGRLEENGLLEYEKRRGAVLTDEGESRARRLLRKHCRIERFLVEHLGVEEGFHEEACRLEHVMSDEVANRLDRYVELEDDCPDCYDPERQHCSKLDVA from the coding sequence ATGAGCCACAGTCACGGCGACGGGATCAGCGAGAGCGTCCAGATGTACCTCAAGGAGATCTACCTGCTCTCTCGTGGAGGCGACTACGCCAAGACCGGCGAGTTAGCCCAGCGGCTGGACGTCTCGCCGCCGAGCGTCACCGAGATGTTCGGCCGGCTAGAGGAGAACGGGCTGCTGGAATACGAGAAACGGCGCGGCGCGGTCCTGACCGACGAGGGCGAATCTCGCGCGCGACGGCTCCTGCGCAAACACTGCCGCATCGAACGCTTTCTCGTCGAACATCTCGGCGTCGAGGAGGGATTCCACGAGGAGGCGTGCCGACTCGAACACGTCATGAGCGACGAGGTCGCGAACCGACTCGACCGTTACGTCGAACTTGAAGACGACTGTCCGGACTGTTACGACCCCGAGCGCCAGCACTGCTCGAAACTCGACGTGGCCTGA
- a CDS encoding succinylglutamate desuccinylase/aspartoacylase family protein, producing MDDAEPFTYDGGRVDPGESQNLRYTVSETYLGDSVRMPVTIVNGERAGPTVVLTAAVHGDELNGIEVVREVAHEWDLSDLRGTLVCLPVLNVPGFIAQQRYLPIYDRDLNRAFPGEAGGTSAKRMARRIFSNFVEPCDLCVDFHTSTRGRSNMPHVRADMDDEAVSRLAHAFASNVIIDTEGASGTLRREASDAGVPTITVEMGEAHRFERALIDRALSGVASVFAEYGLLSAEVVHWPGWQTIVDGAEDKTWLRADTGGLVDMRVSRGAFVEEGAVICVIANPFKTETTKVRAPFDGLLVGVLENPVVYPGNPLCHLVNVGARTRRAIERNRGW from the coding sequence ATGGACGACGCCGAACCGTTCACTTACGACGGTGGGCGGGTCGATCCCGGGGAGAGCCAGAACCTTCGGTACACGGTCAGCGAGACGTATCTGGGCGACTCGGTCAGGATGCCGGTGACGATCGTCAACGGCGAGCGGGCGGGGCCAACGGTCGTGCTCACTGCGGCGGTCCACGGCGACGAACTCAACGGGATCGAGGTCGTTCGCGAGGTCGCCCACGAGTGGGACCTCTCGGATCTGCGCGGGACGCTGGTCTGTCTGCCGGTACTGAACGTCCCGGGCTTCATCGCCCAGCAGCGGTACCTCCCGATCTACGACCGGGACCTCAACCGCGCGTTTCCGGGCGAGGCCGGCGGCACCAGCGCCAAACGGATGGCACGGCGCATCTTCAGCAACTTCGTCGAGCCGTGTGATCTGTGCGTGGACTTTCACACGTCTACGCGCGGGCGCTCGAATATGCCTCACGTCCGGGCGGACATGGACGACGAGGCGGTCTCCCGGCTGGCACACGCCTTCGCCTCGAACGTCATCATCGACACCGAAGGCGCCTCGGGGACGCTCCGCCGGGAGGCCAGCGACGCGGGCGTGCCGACGATCACCGTCGAGATGGGGGAGGCCCACCGCTTCGAGCGGGCGCTCATCGACCGCGCGCTGTCGGGGGTCGCGAGCGTCTTCGCCGAGTACGGCCTGCTCTCGGCTGAAGTGGTCCACTGGCCGGGCTGGCAGACGATCGTCGACGGCGCCGAGGACAAGACCTGGCTGCGGGCCGACACCGGTGGCCTGGTCGACATGCGCGTCTCTCGCGGCGCGTTCGTCGAGGAGGGGGCCGTCATCTGCGTGATCGCCAACCCGTTCAAGACCGAGACCACGAAAGTCCGCGCGCCGTTCGACGGACTGCTGGTCGGCGTCCTCGAGAACCCGGTCGTCTACCCGGGCAACCCGCTCTGCCATCTGGTGAACGTCGGTGCACGGACCCGGCGCGCGATCGAACGCAACCGCGGATGGTGA
- a CDS encoding uracil-DNA glycosylase: protein MDANQESPYNPFGMDESCQNCPELAESRTQVVHGYGDVSAEFAFVGGYPDSGADEIGIPFMGAGRETMLEILRATGFTESPLETTEPELDNAVLTYAARCHHPDREPTEKEFSACELYLTSELRMINPEIIVGVGQHALEALAWEYTTRDAEEFDVEAEHATTVHGRGFDIVPMIEPPEQTDAQTDALIEHMLDVLGRDYRQTKGRRGR from the coding sequence ATGGACGCAAACCAGGAGTCACCGTACAACCCGTTCGGGATGGACGAGTCGTGTCAGAACTGTCCCGAACTGGCCGAGAGCCGGACGCAGGTCGTCCACGGCTACGGCGACGTGAGCGCGGAGTTCGCGTTCGTCGGCGGCTACCCCGACAGCGGGGCCGACGAAATCGGGATTCCCTTTATGGGTGCGGGCCGGGAGACGATGCTCGAAATCCTGCGGGCGACCGGATTCACCGAGTCGCCGCTGGAGACGACCGAACCCGAACTGGACAACGCCGTGCTGACCTACGCCGCGCGGTGTCACCACCCCGACCGGGAGCCGACAGAAAAGGAGTTCAGCGCGTGTGAGTTGTATCTCACCAGCGAACTCCGGATGATCAACCCCGAGATCATCGTCGGCGTCGGCCAGCACGCCCTGGAGGCGCTGGCCTGGGAGTACACCACCCGCGACGCCGAGGAGTTCGACGTTGAGGCTGAGCACGCCACGACCGTCCACGGACGCGGGTTCGACATCGTGCCGATGATCGAGCCGCCCGAACAGACCGACGCCCAGACCGACGCGCTGATCGAGCACATGCTCGACGTGCTGGGCCGGGACTACCGACAGACGAAGGGGCGCCGTGGTCGCTGA
- a CDS encoding 50S ribosomal protein L21e, giving the protein MPSSNGPLEGTRNKLKNDPRDRGTSPPQRAVEQFEDGDVVHLAIDPSVAEGRFHPRFNGHTGTVVGTQGKAYQVQIRDDGVEKTLIVKAAHLRRQE; this is encoded by the coding sequence ATGCCCAGTTCGAACGGTCCACTCGAGGGAACGCGGAACAAGCTCAAAAACGACCCCCGCGATCGGGGGACATCGCCGCCACAGCGCGCCGTCGAGCAGTTCGAGGACGGCGACGTCGTCCACCTCGCGATCGATCCCAGCGTCGCTGAGGGCCGGTTCCACCCGCGCTTCAACGGCCACACCGGGACGGTCGTCGGCACGCAGGGGAAAGCCTACCAGGTCCAGATCAGAGACGACGGCGTCGAGAAGACGCTGATCGTCAAGGCCGCGCACCTCCGACGACAGGAGTAA
- a CDS encoding RimK/LysX family protein, whose amino-acid sequence MNDDSTVTVGVLSLHNSKETKAICNAIEALGHDPEWLRRENLVVDISDGRVRLEPAVDVVINRLLLSKSGVPCEELGLANTLAHVRPMLNEPADTLRALHKVTTAVILSRAGIRVPDALLALDSERLNRALAEGGEEAVYKTAIGTNGGGTWKVGPNDQVNARVGNRYAFLQSLIESPEDEHTRDLRVYVVDDAVVGSMFRYAPENDWRTNVALGGRVEDATGVTPEAVLETAIEATAAVGLDFAGVDLVEDDGEWSVLEVNPTAGFRGLFEATGRSPAPHIARLGIERAGGRVDADRIDSLATVFDDSTPTCKPEAIRPDARETQTIGYIEEVMVSGTSGSKTVRAKSDTGATRTSIDTALAADIGAGPIKSITKVRSGSRKASKSRPVVDLVVAVGGSRHTVTASVEDRSHMTYPLLLGRDILRNYQVDVSRQVDAEAEDDEEE is encoded by the coding sequence ATGAACGACGACTCGACCGTCACCGTCGGGGTCCTGAGTCTCCACAACAGCAAGGAGACCAAAGCGATCTGCAACGCCATCGAGGCGCTCGGCCACGACCCGGAGTGGCTCCGTCGCGAGAATCTGGTCGTCGACATCTCGGACGGTCGTGTCCGACTCGAACCCGCGGTCGATGTCGTCATCAACAGACTCCTGCTCTCGAAGTCGGGCGTCCCCTGTGAGGAACTCGGGCTGGCGAACACGCTCGCGCACGTTCGGCCGATGCTGAACGAACCCGCCGACACCCTTCGAGCGCTCCACAAGGTGACGACGGCGGTGATCCTCTCGCGCGCCGGCATCCGCGTCCCGGACGCGTTGCTGGCCCTAGACTCGGAGCGGCTCAACCGGGCGCTGGCCGAGGGCGGCGAGGAGGCGGTGTACAAGACCGCGATCGGGACCAACGGCGGCGGGACCTGGAAGGTCGGCCCGAACGATCAGGTCAACGCCCGCGTGGGAAATCGCTACGCCTTCCTCCAGTCGTTGATCGAGTCACCCGAGGACGAGCACACCCGCGACCTCCGCGTCTACGTCGTCGACGACGCGGTCGTCGGGTCGATGTTCCGGTACGCCCCCGAGAACGACTGGCGGACCAACGTCGCGCTGGGCGGCCGCGTCGAGGACGCGACGGGCGTCACCCCCGAGGCGGTCCTAGAGACAGCCATCGAGGCCACCGCGGCGGTCGGGCTGGACTTCGCCGGGGTCGACCTCGTCGAGGACGACGGCGAGTGGTCGGTCCTGGAGGTCAACCCCACAGCCGGATTCAGAGGGCTCTTCGAAGCGACCGGCCGCTCGCCCGCGCCGCACATCGCGCGCCTGGGGATCGAACGCGCCGGCGGGCGCGTCGACGCCGACCGGATCGACTCGCTGGCGACCGTCTTCGACGACTCGACGCCTACCTGCAAACCCGAGGCGATCCGACCCGACGCCCGCGAGACCCAGACCATCGGCTACATCGAGGAGGTCATGGTCAGCGGGACCAGCGGGTCGAAGACCGTCCGAGCGAAATCAGACACCGGCGCGACCCGGACGAGCATCGACACGGCGCTGGCGGCCGACATCGGTGCCGGGCCGATCAAGTCCATCACGAAAGTCAGGTCGGGCAGTCGAAAAGCCAGCAAGAGCCGGCCGGTCGTCGACCTCGTGGTCGCCGTCGGGGGGAGCCGCCACACCGTTACCGCCAGCGTCGAGGACCGCAGTCACATGACGTATCCCCTGTTGCTCGGGCGCGACATCCTCCGGAACTACCAGGTGGACGTCAGCCGACAGGTCGACGCCGAAGCCGAAGACGACGAAGAAGAGTGA
- a CDS encoding HVO_2753 family zinc finger protein translates to MSESQQKRRQKCISCGINVTGTNAAAFTCPECGHQIYRCAKCRKQSNLYECPDCGFTGP, encoded by the coding sequence ATGAGCGAGAGCCAGCAAAAGCGCCGGCAAAAGTGCATTTCGTGCGGGATCAACGTCACCGGCACGAACGCCGCCGCGTTCACGTGTCCCGAATGCGGACACCAGATCTACCGCTGTGCGAAGTGCCGCAAGCAGAGCAACCTCTATGAGTGCCCCGACTGCGGGTTCACGGGACCATAA
- a CDS encoding 16S ribosomal RNA methyltransferase A produces the protein MDDTDFRDPDALLARAGVGGNPDRDQHFLVDDRVLDRVPTYATEIDADLGHVLEIGAGTGALTDRLLAVAGHVTAVERDPDLAAFLREEFAAEIDAGRLTVLEGDALAVELPEFTASISNLPYGISSEITFRLLPHGVPLVLMFQREFAERMAADPGTEEYGRLSVTAGHYADIEVVEPVPEAAFRPPPAVESAIVRTTPREPAYEVPSDEVFMDLVKAIFTQRRKTMRNAIRNTGHISGLDDPDAVVDAAAEDLMSKRAGDVTPAEFAKLAQLAVEVGDP, from the coding sequence ATGGACGACACCGACTTTCGCGATCCCGACGCGCTGTTAGCCCGTGCCGGCGTCGGAGGAAACCCCGACCGCGATCAGCACTTCCTGGTCGACGATCGCGTGCTCGATCGGGTACCCACCTACGCGACCGAGATCGACGCCGACCTGGGTCACGTTCTCGAAATCGGGGCCGGGACCGGCGCGCTCACCGATCGGCTGCTCGCCGTCGCCGGGCACGTCACGGCTGTCGAGCGCGACCCGGATCTGGCGGCGTTTCTCCGCGAGGAGTTCGCCGCCGAGATCGACGCCGGACGGTTGACCGTACTGGAAGGGGACGCTCTGGCGGTCGAGTTGCCCGAGTTCACGGCATCGATCTCGAATCTCCCCTACGGGATCTCCAGCGAGATCACGTTCCGGCTCCTCCCGCACGGTGTGCCGCTCGTCCTGATGTTCCAGCGGGAGTTCGCCGAGCGGATGGCCGCCGATCCGGGGACCGAGGAGTACGGTCGACTGTCGGTGACGGCGGGCCATTACGCCGATATCGAGGTGGTCGAACCCGTGCCGGAGGCGGCATTCAGGCCGCCGCCGGCCGTCGAGAGCGCGATCGTCCGGACGACCCCGCGCGAGCCGGCGTACGAAGTCCCGAGCGACGAGGTATTCATGGACCTCGTGAAAGCCATCTTCACCCAGCGCCGCAAGACGATGCGTAACGCGATCCGCAACACCGGCCACATCTCGGGCCTCGACGATCCTGACGCGGTCGTCGACGCCGCTGCCGAGGATCTCATGAGCAAGCGAGCCGGGGACGTGACCCCGGCGGAGTTCGCGAAGCTCGCGCAGCTCGCGGTCGAGGTGGGCGATCCGTGA
- a CDS encoding RNA-guided endonuclease InsQ/TnpB family protein, with protein MKRTNTFAVRPLSDTGEQLLRDLLDASAALWNEVNYERLMRYNDEGGYENEDVWDADTGRLEGKYKGVLGASTAQQVIRKNSEAWRGFFENKKAYHDDSDTSVTEYPEPPGFWGNKDEGRKLHTVIRNTSYTVEWGERSRLEILVGSELKDRYDHTGRLRLEITGDPNWPEYEKQGRLDLWYDETDSTFRASQPVTVSDETRDTPLADEKAALDIGANNLVACTTTTGEQYLYEGRELFQRFRDTTREIARLQSKLEEGRYSSKRIRRLYQKRTRRRDHAQEALCRDLLERLYAEGVDTLYIGGLTDVLDTHWSVETNAKTHNFWAFKQFTERLVCTAEEYGITVEVQSEAWTSQECPQCGSTDRTTRHQDTLTCPCGFEGHADLTASETFLERHTEEAVRPMARPVRFEWDDHDWSESPRSHRPKEQRTDPSTVHRDGNVASGES; from the coding sequence GTGAAGCGTACCAACACGTTCGCCGTGCGACCGCTCTCCGATACCGGAGAGCAACTGCTACGCGACCTGTTGGACGCTTCCGCCGCTCTCTGGAACGAAGTCAACTACGAACGCCTCATGCGGTACAACGACGAAGGCGGATACGAAAACGAAGACGTGTGGGACGCCGATACAGGCCGACTCGAAGGCAAATACAAAGGCGTCCTCGGTGCGTCCACCGCCCAACAGGTGATACGGAAGAACTCCGAAGCATGGCGCGGATTCTTCGAGAACAAGAAAGCGTATCACGACGATTCGGATACGTCCGTCACTGAATACCCGGAACCACCGGGATTCTGGGGCAACAAAGACGAGGGCCGCAAACTCCATACCGTCATCCGCAACACGTCGTACACCGTCGAATGGGGCGAACGCTCCCGACTCGAAATACTGGTCGGGAGTGAATTGAAAGACCGATACGACCACACTGGGCGTCTCCGTCTGGAAATCACTGGCGACCCGAACTGGCCCGAGTACGAGAAACAGGGTCGGTTAGACCTGTGGTACGACGAGACTGATAGCACGTTCAGGGCTTCGCAACCCGTGACTGTTTCTGACGAGACACGGGATACTCCACTGGCCGATGAAAAGGCCGCTCTGGACATTGGTGCAAACAATCTCGTCGCCTGTACCACCACGACCGGCGAGCAATACCTGTACGAAGGCCGCGAGTTGTTCCAGCGATTCCGCGACACGACGCGAGAAATCGCCCGGTTACAGTCGAAACTCGAAGAAGGCCGATACAGTAGCAAGCGTATCCGGCGACTGTACCAGAAACGGACTCGTCGCCGGGACCACGCTCAGGAAGCGTTGTGTCGTGACCTGTTGGAACGACTGTACGCCGAAGGCGTGGACACACTGTATATCGGCGGGTTGACCGACGTACTGGACACGCATTGGTCGGTCGAGACAAACGCCAAGACCCATAACTTCTGGGCATTCAAGCAATTCACCGAGCGACTGGTCTGTACTGCCGAAGAATACGGTATCACGGTCGAAGTCCAGTCAGAGGCGTGGACCAGTCAGGAATGCCCGCAGTGTGGTTCGACAGACCGAACGACACGGCATCAGGACACACTCACCTGTCCGTGTGGGTTCGAGGGGCACGCCGACCTTACAGCGTCGGAAACATTCCTAGAGCGGCACACAGAGGAAGCGGTCAGGCCGATGGCACGGCCCGTGCGGTTTGAGTGGGACGACCACGACTGGTCGGAGTCACCACGCTCTCACCGTCCCAAAGAACAGCGCACAGACCCGAGTACCGTCCACCGTGACGGGAATGTTGCCTCCGGCGAGTCGTAG
- a CDS encoding mechanosensitive ion channel family protein, giving the protein MTALVAVDWGVLAIEFPIVGQLFATPTERWLGTLVLLVAVIAGSWAIRQVGRWLRVQYDPRGSLLEAAQAALIVAISVGATAAVLAIWDASAQATAISDVLDPDPTTVVRALVSLFLLVGAWGSTVFVKRIAGLVFEEHDAFSRHQHEVTYHVLQLVLYSLAIVVVLAVWGIDPSDILLGAGFLSVVLGLAARQTLSSVLAGFVLLFGRPFDIGDWVAIDDQEGIVTDVSVFNTEIRTFNDESVTIPNDVVTATGLVNRSRQGRLRVDVEVGVDYDDDVERARELATETMRDLDREEIRSNPSPRTVLTGFGDSAVVLELRFWIDDPTARRRWIAQTAVVAAVKNAFEREGITIPLPQRTLGGRPPDGLAIQSETPRTTDDEPDER; this is encoded by the coding sequence GTGACCGCGCTGGTCGCTGTCGACTGGGGCGTGCTGGCGATCGAGTTCCCGATCGTCGGCCAGTTGTTCGCGACGCCGACCGAGCGGTGGCTCGGGACGCTCGTTCTGCTCGTCGCCGTGATAGCGGGGAGCTGGGCGATCCGACAGGTCGGTCGCTGGCTCCGGGTGCAGTACGACCCGCGCGGCAGTCTGCTCGAGGCCGCGCAGGCGGCACTGATCGTCGCTATTTCGGTCGGGGCGACCGCCGCCGTCCTCGCCATCTGGGACGCAAGCGCGCAGGCGACGGCCATCTCGGACGTCCTCGATCCGGATCCGACGACGGTCGTTCGCGCGCTGGTCTCGCTGTTCCTGCTGGTCGGTGCCTGGGGCTCAACAGTGTTCGTCAAGCGGATCGCCGGCCTCGTCTTCGAGGAACACGACGCCTTCTCGCGCCATCAACACGAGGTGACCTATCACGTTCTCCAGCTCGTGCTGTACTCGTTGGCGATCGTCGTCGTCCTCGCCGTCTGGGGGATCGACCCCTCCGACATCCTGCTCGGCGCCGGGTTCCTGAGTGTGGTGCTCGGCCTGGCGGCCCGGCAGACGCTGTCGTCGGTGCTCGCGGGATTCGTGCTGCTGTTCGGCCGCCCCTTCGATATCGGCGACTGGGTCGCGATCGACGACCAGGAAGGGATCGTCACCGACGTCTCCGTATTCAATACCGAGATCCGCACGTTCAACGACGAGTCCGTCACGATCCCGAACGACGTGGTGACGGCGACGGGGCTGGTCAACCGCTCCCGGCAAGGCCGACTGCGCGTCGACGTTGAGGTCGGCGTCGATTACGACGACGACGTCGAGCGCGCTCGCGAACTAGCCACCGAGACGATGCGTGACCTCGACCGTGAGGAGATCCGCTCGAACCCGAGCCCGCGGACTGTCCTGACGGGCTTTGGCGACTCCGCGGTGGTGCTCGAGTTGCGCTTCTGGATCGACGACCCGACCGCGCGGCGGCGCTGGATCGCACAGACCGCTGTCGTCGCCGCGGTCAAGAATGCCTTCGAACGGGAGGGGATCACGATCCCGCTCCCCCAGCGCACGCTGGGGGGACGACCACCCGATGGACTGGCGATCCAAAGCGAAACGCCGAGGACGACGGACGACGAACCCGACGAGAGATGA
- a CDS encoding DUF655 domain-containing protein: MPNGDTDDTPTAVVLDYLPHGRSDDERPQYEKEPLAYAVSVDDFRLFELVLADDADISIGDRIPVERGDDVERAHEIDYADLSGGAQSELVYAIEDTVDADTERFVDFYNDAQPITTRLHALNLLPGIGKKLRNNVLEARKRRPFQNFEDIEARVSGLHDPKDVLVERILEEIEETDLKYRIFARRDSE; encoded by the coding sequence ATGCCCAACGGGGACACCGACGACACACCGACAGCCGTCGTCCTCGACTACCTACCGCACGGACGCTCGGACGACGAGCGGCCACAGTACGAGAAAGAGCCGCTAGCGTATGCCGTCTCAGTCGACGACTTTCGACTGTTCGAACTCGTGCTCGCCGATGACGCCGACATCTCGATCGGCGATCGGATCCCTGTCGAGCGCGGCGACGACGTCGAGCGCGCCCACGAGATCGACTACGCGGATCTCTCTGGGGGCGCCCAGTCCGAACTGGTGTACGCAATCGAAGACACCGTCGACGCGGATACCGAGCGGTTCGTCGATTTCTACAACGACGCCCAGCCGATCACGACTCGACTGCACGCGCTGAACCTCCTGCCGGGGATCGGCAAGAAATTGCGCAACAACGTCCTCGAAGCACGCAAACGCCGCCCCTTCCAGAATTTCGAGGACATCGAGGCGCGAGTCAGCGGTCTCCACGATCCGAAGGACGTGCTCGTCGAACGCATTCTCGAAGAGATCGAAGAAACGGACCTGAAATACCGGATCTTCGCCCGCCGTGACAGCGAATAA